In the genome of Chlamydia trachomatis A/HAR-13, one region contains:
- the tsf gene encoding translation elongation factor Ts, whose product MSDFSMETLKNLRQQTGVGLTKCKEALEHAKGNLEDAVVYLRKLGLASAGKKEHRETKEGVIAALVDERGAALVEVNVETDFVANNSVFRAFVTGLLSDLLDHKLSDVEALARVMSSQEPSLSVEELKAVTMQTVGENIRISRALYTPVSSGQSVGIYSHGNGKAVAMVFLSGSENQEALAKDIAMHIVASQPQFLSKDSVPQEVLEREREVFSSQVAGKLQEVVEKITQGKFKAFFQEACLLEQAFIKDPEVTIQGLIDRAAKASGEPLKVEHFVFWKMGA is encoded by the coding sequence ATGAGCGACTTCTCTATGGAAACATTGAAAAATTTAAGACAGCAGACAGGTGTAGGCCTGACTAAATGTAAAGAAGCTCTAGAGCATGCTAAGGGCAATTTAGAGGATGCTGTTGTTTATTTACGTAAGCTTGGTCTTGCCTCTGCAGGCAAAAAAGAACACCGAGAAACAAAAGAAGGCGTAATTGCTGCACTCGTTGATGAACGTGGTGCGGCACTTGTTGAAGTCAACGTTGAAACTGATTTTGTTGCTAACAACAGTGTTTTCCGAGCATTCGTTACAGGTTTGTTATCCGATCTTCTTGACCACAAGCTTAGCGATGTTGAAGCTTTGGCTCGCGTAATGTCTTCTCAAGAGCCTTCCTTGTCTGTGGAAGAGCTTAAAGCTGTCACTATGCAAACAGTTGGAGAGAATATCCGCATTAGCCGAGCTCTCTATACACCTGTTAGCTCGGGCCAAAGCGTAGGAATTTACTCTCATGGAAATGGTAAAGCTGTTGCCATGGTTTTCCTTTCTGGATCTGAAAATCAAGAGGCGTTGGCTAAAGACATTGCTATGCATATTGTCGCAAGTCAACCGCAGTTCTTAAGTAAAGACAGCGTTCCTCAAGAGGTTTTGGAAAGAGAACGAGAAGTATTTTCTTCCCAAGTAGCAGGGAAGCTCCAAGAAGTAGTTGAGAAAATTACTCAAGGGAAATTTAAGGCCTTTTTCCAAGAGGCTTGTTTGTTAGAACAAGCCTTTATTAAAGACCCTGAAGTCACAATTCAAGGTCTGATTGATAGAGCTGCAAAAGCTAGTGGCGAGCCACTCAAAGTTGAGCACTTTGTCTTCTGGAAAATGGGCGCATAA
- a CDS encoding penicillin-binding transpeptidase domain-containing protein, translating into MKRKRRTPLSVPEKANRLLVGFIIALSIITLRIWHVAVVQHEKKKEEAYRPQRRSVPEHCDRAGVCDRFGKTLAENVLQYNVGISYRAIRDIPTRVWHTDEQGNKRLVPVRKDYIKKFVDFLAQELHMDRDFVEDTIHAKASVLGSVPYILQANVSERTFLRLKMLEKDWPGLHVESSVRRHYPEGRTVADLLGYVGPISAEEHRKITRELGNLRECIRSYEEGEDPKFPAGISSVDQVRKLLHELEMHAYGLNSLIGKLGVEAFCDRKLRGLIGKRSMLVDRRGNFIQEMEGSSVGSPGRKIQLTISTELQAFAHELLAEHERGEVFCDYRQWRQQQYLPPFFPWIKGGAIVAMDPKNGQILAMASSPRYDNNDFINMKDSPNQEECRSSVLRWLENLEYIGEVFDRRVPLRRERLDPLSGKYFDEELSFSYRAFLDFILPDTSKVKQMLCEKGSVGLSIYLQGTIEQLLEMFECEEKECGLVFDVLFPKENGHEIIGEITSLKRQKQFKAILAEREEEVQAFRERLGSIFADLSANYDKILFLDLLRTAVDPEKISISLLAEIGHMSVLDFVNYQGHFIALRKSFAKLMENAFIDHDFTAWREEHFTQFIKQKRDEELERKQQYPTPYVDYLVEERSRQYALFCREHMDSFITFLLSEIEPPLGNPYYQEIACWRQELRSGAYPALEWREHYDFLHKHLSQTSYDLCELFAAFREFSELKRPLYGQYPLTLTRNIEQIEQDLIASFYPLYGYGHLSAHAFGQAATLGSIFKLVSAYSVLVQHLSDQEDLSKLLVIVDKQSLGLRSGKPHVGFFKDGSPIASFFKGGILPGNDYSGRGYIDLIAALEMSSNPYFSLLVSEYLSDPEDLCEAAKLFGFGEKTGIGLPGEYAGRVPIDVAYNRSGLYATAIGQHTLVVTPLQTAVMMATLVNGGIVYQPSLIQGEWYQGSFSPEQAKKKREIFLPDSIVDLFKRGMHNVIWGQYGTTRFMRQRFAPERLARIIGKTSTAEVIARVGLDRERGRMKLKDVWFAAVGYEDEALSHPDIVVVVYLRLGEFGRDAAPMAVRIIEKWEEIRKKSFS; encoded by the coding sequence ATGAAAAGAAAACGACGCACCCCACTTTCTGTGCCAGAAAAGGCTAACAGACTGCTTGTGGGATTTATTATTGCTTTGTCTATCATCACTTTGCGTATATGGCATGTTGCTGTTGTGCAGCACGAGAAAAAGAAGGAAGAAGCTTACCGTCCTCAGCGTAGAAGTGTTCCTGAGCATTGTGATCGCGCAGGAGTATGTGATCGTTTTGGTAAGACGCTGGCAGAAAACGTTTTACAATATAATGTGGGGATCTCTTATCGAGCGATACGTGATATTCCGACGCGTGTTTGGCATACAGATGAGCAAGGGAATAAGAGGCTTGTTCCTGTTCGTAAGGATTACATTAAAAAATTTGTAGATTTTTTGGCTCAAGAGCTGCATATGGACCGGGATTTCGTTGAAGATACGATCCATGCCAAAGCTTCTGTATTAGGGTCTGTACCTTACATCCTTCAGGCTAATGTATCTGAGCGTACTTTTTTAAGGCTCAAGATGCTGGAGAAGGATTGGCCAGGATTGCATGTCGAATCTTCGGTTCGCAGACACTATCCTGAAGGGCGCACAGTAGCTGATTTGTTGGGGTATGTCGGACCTATTAGCGCAGAAGAACATAGAAAAATTACGAGGGAGTTAGGAAATCTCAGAGAATGCATTCGTTCTTATGAAGAGGGTGAGGATCCTAAATTTCCTGCAGGAATATCGAGCGTCGATCAAGTACGCAAGCTTTTGCATGAGTTAGAGATGCATGCCTATGGATTAAACTCCTTGATCGGCAAATTAGGTGTAGAAGCTTTTTGTGATCGTAAATTAAGAGGTTTGATAGGCAAGCGATCTATGCTGGTAGATCGAAGAGGGAATTTTATTCAGGAGATGGAAGGTTCTTCTGTTGGAAGCCCAGGTAGAAAAATCCAGTTAACGATCTCTACAGAGCTACAAGCTTTTGCTCATGAGCTCCTTGCAGAACATGAGCGAGGTGAGGTGTTTTGCGATTATCGACAGTGGCGTCAGCAACAATATTTGCCGCCTTTTTTCCCTTGGATAAAAGGCGGGGCGATTGTTGCTATGGATCCTAAGAATGGGCAAATTCTAGCGATGGCCTCTTCACCACGTTATGACAATAATGACTTTATCAATATGAAAGACTCTCCTAATCAGGAGGAGTGTCGTTCTTCTGTATTGCGATGGCTGGAAAACCTTGAGTACATCGGAGAAGTATTTGATAGACGCGTTCCTTTACGAAGAGAGCGATTGGATCCTCTCAGTGGAAAATATTTTGATGAAGAGCTCTCTTTTTCGTATCGAGCTTTTTTAGATTTTATTTTGCCAGACACTTCTAAAGTTAAGCAGATGCTATGTGAGAAAGGGTCTGTTGGGCTTTCTATTTATCTGCAAGGAACGATCGAGCAGCTTTTGGAAATGTTTGAGTGTGAAGAAAAAGAGTGTGGTCTCGTTTTTGATGTTCTATTCCCTAAAGAGAATGGGCATGAGATTATCGGAGAGATCACATCTCTTAAACGACAGAAACAGTTTAAAGCTATCCTTGCTGAAAGAGAAGAAGAGGTACAAGCTTTTCGCGAGCGTCTTGGCTCTATTTTTGCAGATCTATCTGCCAACTACGATAAAATTCTATTTCTGGATCTATTGCGTACGGCAGTAGATCCAGAAAAAATCTCTATCTCTTTATTAGCAGAAATTGGCCATATGTCTGTCTTGGATTTTGTAAATTATCAAGGGCATTTCATTGCTTTGCGGAAATCATTTGCTAAACTGATGGAGAATGCATTTATCGATCATGATTTTACCGCTTGGCGTGAAGAGCATTTCACACAGTTTATTAAGCAGAAACGCGATGAGGAGTTGGAGAGGAAACAACAATACCCAACCCCTTATGTGGATTATTTAGTAGAAGAGCGGTCTCGGCAATATGCTCTTTTTTGCCGAGAGCATATGGATTCTTTTATTACTTTTTTATTGTCAGAGATAGAGCCTCCTCTTGGTAATCCCTATTATCAGGAGATTGCTTGTTGGCGCCAAGAACTACGTTCTGGCGCTTACCCTGCTTTAGAATGGCGAGAGCATTACGATTTTTTACATAAGCATTTGTCGCAGACCTCTTATGATTTATGCGAACTGTTTGCAGCTTTTCGAGAGTTTTCTGAGCTTAAGCGTCCTCTATATGGACAATATCCACTAACACTGACGCGGAACATAGAGCAAATAGAGCAGGATCTGATCGCTTCTTTTTACCCATTGTATGGTTATGGGCATCTATCTGCTCATGCTTTCGGTCAAGCAGCGACTTTAGGGTCTATTTTTAAGTTAGTATCTGCTTATTCCGTTCTTGTGCAGCATCTTTCTGACCAAGAAGATTTATCTAAGTTATTGGTGATCGTAGATAAGCAATCTCTGGGGCTGCGTTCTGGGAAGCCTCATGTTGGATTTTTTAAAGACGGCTCTCCTATTGCTTCTTTCTTTAAAGGAGGGATTCTGCCTGGGAATGATTATTCTGGGAGAGGATATATCGATCTGATCGCAGCTTTGGAGATGTCTAGCAATCCCTATTTTTCTCTTCTCGTTAGTGAATATCTTTCTGATCCTGAAGATTTATGCGAGGCAGCTAAACTCTTCGGTTTTGGAGAAAAAACAGGGATAGGACTTCCTGGAGAATATGCTGGAAGAGTGCCTATCGATGTCGCATATAACCGTTCGGGGTTATATGCGACTGCTATTGGGCAACATACATTAGTGGTGACTCCTTTACAAACCGCAGTGATGATGGCGACGTTAGTTAATGGAGGGATTGTTTATCAGCCGAGTTTGATACAAGGTGAGTGGTATCAAGGAAGTTTTTCTCCAGAACAAGCTAAGAAGAAAAGAGAAATTTTCTTGCCAGATTCGATCGTCGATCTATTTAAGAGAGGTATGCATAACGTGATTTGGGGTCAATACGGGACGACGCGGTTCATGCGTCAACGGTTTGCTCCTGAACGATTGGCTCGTATTATTGGCAAAACGAGCACAGCAGAAGTGATTGCGCGAGTAGGGTTAGATCGTGAGCGAGGACGCATGAAATTGAAAGACGTGTGGTTCGCTGCGGTAGGATATGAAGATGAAGCGTTATCTCATCCGGATATTGTTGTTGTTGTGTACTTACGGCTAGGAGAGTTTGGAAGGGATGCTGCGCCTATGGCAGTGCGTATAATAGAGAAATGGGAAGAGATTCGTAAAAAATCTTTCAGCTAA
- the frr gene encoding ribosome recycling factor: MTLASAEKEMAGVLTFFQKETRGFKTGKAHPALVETVTIEVYGTTMRLSDIASISVSDMRQLLISPYDAGTVSAISKGILAANLNLQPIVEGATVRINVPEPTEEYRREVIKQLKRKSEEAKVAIRNIRRTFNDRLKKDDSLTEDAVKSLEKKIQELTDKFCKQIEELAKQKEAELATV; the protein is encoded by the coding sequence ATGACACTAGCTTCTGCGGAGAAAGAGATGGCCGGGGTGTTAACGTTTTTTCAGAAAGAGACCCGTGGTTTCAAAACTGGAAAAGCGCACCCAGCGCTGGTAGAAACGGTTACTATTGAGGTATACGGGACAACCATGCGACTGTCAGACATCGCATCGATTAGCGTGTCTGACATGCGGCAACTTTTAATCTCCCCCTATGATGCGGGAACAGTTTCTGCGATTTCTAAAGGGATTTTGGCAGCAAATTTGAACCTGCAACCTATAGTTGAAGGAGCAACGGTTCGAATTAACGTACCGGAGCCTACGGAAGAATACCGACGAGAAGTAATCAAGCAGCTGAAGCGTAAAAGCGAAGAAGCAAAGGTTGCGATTCGTAATATTCGACGTACTTTTAATGATAGGCTGAAAAAGGATGACAGCCTAACAGAGGACGCTGTGAAAAGCTTAGAGAAAAAAATTCAAGAGCTCACAGATAAGTTTTGTAAGCAAATAGAAGAGCTTGCAAAACAAAAAGAAGCAGAGTTAGCTACGGTGTAG
- a CDS encoding tetratricopeptide repeat protein has protein sequence MEEAEKHLAKEFLCSGINLFLSGEYEQAEERLKESLELDSEAGLAYCYLGIIALETGRTAEALVWCKQGLEAEPGDSYLRYCYGVALDKADRLEEAIGHYQVYTELHPEDIECLFSLGSAYHRLLRYEEAIACFDRITQLDPWNPQGLYNKAVVLSDMEDEEGAIDLLESTVKRNPLYWKAWVKLGYLLSRNKIWDRATEAYERVVQLRPDLSDGHYNLGLCYLTLDKTRLALKAFQESLLLNAEDADAHFYIGLAHMDLKQNEQAYDAFYRALGINLDHERSHYLLGYLHHMQGESEKAEKELSFLVAKESVFAPLLQKTVSSSVFLGKKETLF, from the coding sequence ATGGAAGAGGCGGAAAAGCATTTAGCGAAAGAGTTTTTGTGTTCAGGCATTAATTTATTTTTGAGTGGTGAGTACGAGCAAGCAGAAGAGAGATTGAAAGAGTCCTTAGAGTTAGACTCGGAAGCTGGGCTAGCCTATTGTTATCTGGGGATTATTGCGTTAGAAACAGGACGTACAGCTGAGGCTTTGGTTTGGTGTAAGCAAGGGTTAGAAGCTGAGCCTGGAGACAGCTATTTACGTTATTGTTATGGCGTGGCTTTAGATAAAGCCGATCGCTTAGAAGAAGCGATCGGGCATTATCAAGTGTATACAGAGTTACATCCTGAAGATATAGAATGTTTATTTAGTTTAGGGAGTGCATATCATCGTTTATTGCGTTATGAAGAAGCGATTGCTTGTTTTGATCGCATTACGCAGTTGGATCCATGGAATCCTCAAGGTCTATACAATAAAGCAGTCGTTTTATCAGATATGGAGGATGAGGAAGGCGCCATTGATTTATTAGAATCTACGGTGAAAAGAAACCCTCTATATTGGAAAGCTTGGGTTAAATTAGGTTATTTACTTTCTAGAAATAAGATTTGGGATCGTGCAACGGAAGCATATGAGCGTGTTGTGCAGTTGCGTCCTGATTTGTCAGATGGGCATTACAATCTTGGGTTATGTTATTTAACGCTAGATAAAACGCGATTAGCATTGAAAGCGTTTCAAGAATCTTTGCTGTTAAATGCAGAAGATGCGGATGCGCATTTTTATATAGGATTAGCTCATATGGATCTTAAGCAAAATGAGCAGGCATATGATGCATTTTATCGAGCTCTAGGGATCAATTTAGATCACGAACGTTCGCACTATTTATTGGGATATTTACATCATATGCAAGGCGAGTCGGAAAAAGCAGAAAAGGAACTTTCTTTTTTGGTTGCTAAAGAATCTGTGTTTGCTCCTTTGTTACAAAAAACCGTAAGCAGCTCGGTTTTTCTGGGTAAAAAGGAGACATTATTTTGA
- a CDS encoding UvrB/UvrC motif-containing protein codes for MDHTEESPALCYNCQQPATICFTEISENIASRCYVCNSCPYPSRYYDRETILASPTHEALILECGNCKTKWCIRDTDELLLGCHLCYRTFKSLILSRLLRYQAISSYTSEKANNFHIGRGLGNSEQPIINPAMRLIALHEALQETLRHEDYEQAAEIRDQINQLKNQNTTDAP; via the coding sequence ATGGATCATACAGAAGAGTCTCCTGCTCTTTGCTATAATTGTCAGCAACCCGCCACCATCTGTTTTACAGAAATTTCTGAAAACATTGCTTCTCGCTGTTATGTGTGTAATAGTTGTCCATATCCCTCTCGCTATTATGATCGCGAGACGATTCTAGCCTCTCCTACTCATGAAGCACTTATTCTAGAGTGTGGTAATTGTAAAACGAAATGGTGTATCCGTGATACGGATGAGCTCCTATTAGGCTGTCATCTATGCTATCGCACTTTTAAATCCCTTATCCTATCCAGGCTCCTGCGTTATCAGGCGATTTCATCCTATACATCAGAGAAAGCAAATAACTTTCATATTGGTCGAGGTTTGGGGAATTCCGAACAACCGATCATCAACCCGGCTATGCGCCTTATTGCTTTACACGAGGCTTTACAAGAGACTTTGCGCCACGAAGACTATGAGCAGGCAGCAGAGATCCGTGATCAGATTAATCAGCTAAAAAATCAGAATACTACCGATGCTCCCTAA
- the sufB gene encoding Fe-S cluster assembly protein SufB, which translates to MDAPVDKFLQQQEYPYGFVTPIQSEGLAPGISEEHIEQLVHLRGEPKFLLDFRLKAFRFWQKMEEPTWARLRYPPIAYDDIVYFSAPKTKKPLGKLEDADPEILETFKKLGIPIDEQKRLLNVQDVAMDLVFDSVSIGTTFKKTLEDAGVIFCSFREAIHNYPDLVKRYLGSVVPARDNFFAALNSAVFSDGSFVYIPKGVCCPMEISTYFRINDKESGQFERTLIIAEDDSYVSYLEGCTAPSFSSHQLHAAVVELVAHNRSVIRYSTVQNWYPGDRKTGKGGIYNFVTKRGLCAGEHSKISWSQVEVGAAITWKYPSCILKGENSVGEFYSIALTNGKMQADTGTKMLHIGKGSSSTIVSKGISAEESHNTFRSLVSISSQAVGSCNYTQCDSMLVGEHCGAYTDPQIVVNNGKSCVEHEAATSKLREDQLFYLRSRGFNTEEAVSLVVHGFCREVIELLPLEFAREATKLLMIKLENSVG; encoded by the coding sequence ATGGACGCACCGGTAGATAAATTTCTGCAGCAGCAGGAATATCCCTATGGATTTGTTACTCCGATACAGTCGGAAGGGTTAGCGCCAGGTATTAGTGAAGAACATATAGAGCAATTGGTTCATTTACGCGGCGAGCCTAAATTTTTATTAGATTTCCGGTTAAAAGCGTTTCGTTTTTGGCAAAAGATGGAAGAACCTACATGGGCTCGCCTGCGCTATCCACCTATCGCCTATGATGACATCGTCTATTTTTCGGCCCCTAAAACAAAGAAACCCCTAGGGAAATTAGAAGACGCAGATCCAGAAATTTTAGAGACATTTAAAAAATTAGGCATCCCTATTGATGAGCAAAAAAGACTTCTCAATGTGCAGGATGTTGCTATGGATTTAGTGTTTGATTCCGTTTCCATAGGGACGACTTTCAAAAAAACTTTGGAAGATGCTGGAGTCATTTTCTGTTCATTTCGGGAGGCAATCCACAATTATCCTGATTTAGTGAAGCGCTATTTAGGATCCGTAGTGCCAGCTCGGGATAATTTCTTCGCGGCATTAAATTCTGCAGTGTTTAGTGACGGGTCGTTCGTGTATATCCCTAAGGGAGTTTGCTGTCCGATGGAGATATCTACATATTTTAGAATCAATGATAAAGAGTCCGGGCAATTTGAGCGGACGCTTATCATTGCGGAAGATGACTCCTATGTCAGTTATTTAGAAGGATGTACAGCACCTTCTTTCTCTTCGCATCAACTGCATGCCGCTGTTGTTGAGCTGGTAGCACATAACCGTTCGGTTATCCGCTACTCAACCGTACAAAATTGGTATCCTGGAGATCGTAAGACGGGGAAGGGAGGCATTTATAATTTTGTTACCAAACGGGGATTATGTGCAGGAGAGCATTCTAAAATTTCCTGGTCTCAGGTGGAAGTCGGTGCTGCGATTACTTGGAAATATCCGAGCTGTATTCTAAAGGGAGAGAACAGCGTAGGGGAGTTCTATTCTATAGCACTAACTAATGGGAAGATGCAGGCGGATACAGGAACAAAAATGTTACATATTGGGAAAGGCTCTTCATCAACCATTGTTTCTAAGGGAATTTCTGCAGAAGAATCTCACAATACTTTCCGTAGTTTGGTTTCAATTTCTTCTCAGGCAGTGGGAAGTTGTAATTACACGCAGTGCGACTCTATGCTTGTTGGAGAGCACTGCGGGGCTTATACGGATCCACAAATTGTTGTAAACAATGGAAAGAGTTGCGTGGAACATGAAGCTGCAACTTCTAAATTACGAGAAGATCAGTTGTTTTATCTTCGTAGTCGAGGATTCAATACGGAAGAAGCGGTTAGTTTAGTGGTACATGGTTTCTGTAGGGAGGTTATAGAGCTATTACCTCTAGAGTTTGCTCGGGAAGCAACCAAGTTATTAATGATTAAGTTAGAAAATAGTGTAGGCTAG
- a CDS encoding major outer membrane protein: MKKLLKSVLVFAALSSASSLQALPVGNPAEPSLMIDGILWEGFGGDPCDPCTTWCDAISMRMGYYGDFVFDRVLKTDVNKEFQMGAAPTTSDVAGLEKDPVANVARPNPAYGKHMQDAEMFTNAAYMALNIWDRFDVFCTLGATTGYLKGNSASFNLVGLFGTKTQSSGFDTANIVPNTALNQAVVELYTDTTFAWSVGARAALWECGCATLGASFQYAQSKPKVEELNVLCNASEFTINKPKGYVGAEFPLDITAGTEAATGTKDASIDYHEWQASLALSYRLNMFTPYIGVKWSRVSFDADTIRIAQPKLAKPVLDTTTLNPTIAGKGTVVSSAENELADTMQIVSLQLNKMKSRKSCGIAVGTTVVDADKYAVTIETRLIDERAAHVNAQFRF; the protein is encoded by the coding sequence ATGAAAAAACTCTTGAAATCGGTATTAGTATTTGCCGCTTTGAGTTCTGCTTCCTCCTTGCAAGCTCTGCCTGTGGGGAATCCTGCTGAACCAAGCCTTATGATCGACGGAATTCTGTGGGAAGGTTTCGGCGGAGATCCTTGCGATCCTTGCACCACTTGGTGTGACGCTATCAGCATGCGTATGGGTTACTATGGTGACTTTGTTTTCGACCGTGTTTTGAAAACAGATGTGAATAAAGAATTTCAGATGGGAGCGGCGCCTACTACCAGCGATGTAGCAGGCTTAGAAAAGGATCCAGTAGCAAATGTTGCTCGCCCAAATCCCGCTTATGGCAAACACATGCAAGATGCTGAAATGTTTACGAACGCTGCTTACATGGCATTAAATATCTGGGATCGTTTTGATGTATTTTGTACATTGGGAGCAACTACCGGTTATTTAAAAGGAAACTCCGCTTCCTTCAACTTAGTTGGATTATTCGGAACAAAAACACAATCTTCTGGCTTTGATACAGCGAATATTGTTCCTAACACTGCTTTGAATCAAGCTGTGGTTGAGCTTTATACAGACACTACCTTTGCTTGGAGCGTAGGTGCTCGTGCAGCTCTCTGGGAATGTGGGTGTGCAACGTTAGGAGCTTCTTTCCAATATGCTCAATCTAAACCTAAAGTAGAAGAGTTGAATGTTCTTTGTAATGCATCCGAATTTACTATTAATAAGCCGAAAGGATATGTTGGGGCGGAATTTCCACTTGATATTACCGCAGGAACAGAAGCTGCGACAGGGACTAAGGATGCCTCTATTGACTACCATGAGTGGCAAGCAAGTTTAGCCCTTTCTTACAGATTAAATATGTTCACTCCTTACATTGGAGTTAAATGGTCTAGAGTAAGTTTTGATGCCGACACGATCCGTATCGCTCAGCCTAAATTGGCTAAACCAGTCTTGGATACCACTACTCTAAACCCGACCATCGCTGGTAAAGGAACTGTGGTCTCTTCCGCAGAAAACGAACTGGCTGATACAATGCAAATCGTTTCCTTGCAGTTGAACAAGATGAAATCTAGAAAATCTTGCGGTATTGCAGTAGGAACAACTGTTGTAGATGCAGATAAATACGCAGTTACAATTGAGACTCGCTTGATCGATGAGAGAGCAGCTCACGTAAATGCACAATTCCGCTTCTAA
- the rpsB gene encoding 30S ribosomal protein S2, with protein sequence MEFPCTLTLKELLESGAHFGHQTSRWNPRMKPFIFEEKNGLYIIDLAKTLAQLKKAVACIQTTIGQEKSILFVGTKKQAKQIIREAAIECGEFFASERWLGGMLTNMATIRNSVKTLNRIELDLEASNSGLTKKELALLAKRHRKLLNNLEGVRHMNSLPGLLIVIDPGYERIAVAEAGKLGIPVMALVDTNCDPTPINHVIPCNDDSMKSIRLIVNVLKDAVIDAKKRLGIGILSPVRPAERPAEEAVEELPLPTGEAQDEASSKEGFLLWADIDNCEALK encoded by the coding sequence TTGGAATTTCCCTGCACACTCACTTTAAAAGAACTGTTAGAATCCGGGGCACATTTTGGGCACCAGACAAGTCGCTGGAATCCCCGAATGAAGCCTTTTATTTTTGAAGAAAAAAATGGTCTTTACATCATCGACTTGGCTAAGACTTTGGCCCAGTTGAAAAAGGCTGTTGCTTGCATTCAAACAACTATTGGACAAGAGAAATCTATTTTGTTTGTTGGAACAAAAAAACAAGCAAAACAGATCATTAGAGAAGCTGCGATCGAATGCGGTGAATTCTTTGCTTCGGAGAGATGGTTGGGCGGCATGTTGACCAACATGGCAACCATTAGAAACTCTGTGAAGACATTGAATAGAATTGAATTGGATCTTGAGGCTTCTAATTCTGGTCTTACGAAAAAAGAGCTCGCTTTATTAGCAAAAAGACATCGCAAATTGCTCAACAACCTGGAAGGCGTTCGTCATATGAACTCTCTCCCAGGGCTTCTGATTGTAATTGATCCAGGCTATGAGCGCATTGCTGTTGCGGAAGCTGGGAAACTTGGCATTCCTGTCATGGCTTTAGTGGATACAAACTGCGATCCAACACCTATTAATCATGTTATCCCTTGTAACGATGATTCCATGAAGAGTATCCGTCTAATTGTCAATGTGCTTAAAGATGCTGTTATTGATGCGAAGAAACGTTTAGGCATCGGAATTTTATCTCCGGTGCGTCCTGCAGAAAGACCTGCGGAAGAAGCTGTGGAAGAGTTGCCTCTTCCAACAGGTGAAGCTCAAGATGAAGCTTCTTCTAAAGAAGGTTTTTTACTCTGGGCAGATATTGACAATTGCGAGGCATTGAAATGA
- the pyrH gene encoding UMP kinase: protein MMKKRVKRVLFKISGEALSDGDSSNRISEERLSRLIAELKVVRNADVEVALVIGGGNILRGLSQSQSLQINRVSADQMGMLATLINGMALADALNTEDVPNLLTSTLSCPQLAELYNPQKASDALSQGKVVICTMGAGAPYLTTDTGAALRACELKVDILLKATMHVDGVYDQDPRECADAVRYDHISYRDFLSQGLGAIDPAAISLCMEAGIPIKMFSFARHSLEEAVFNTVGTVISSAEGGQL from the coding sequence ATGATGAAAAAACGAGTGAAACGAGTTTTATTCAAGATCTCTGGAGAGGCTCTTTCTGATGGAGATTCTAGCAATAGAATTAGTGAAGAAAGACTCTCCCGGTTAATTGCGGAATTAAAAGTCGTCCGCAATGCAGATGTTGAGGTTGCGCTGGTAATCGGTGGGGGCAATATCCTCCGCGGCCTCTCACAAAGCCAGAGCCTGCAGATTAATCGGGTTTCGGCTGATCAGATGGGAATGTTAGCGACATTAATTAATGGAATGGCGTTAGCGGATGCTTTGAACACTGAGGATGTGCCCAATTTATTGACATCGACTTTGTCATGCCCACAGTTAGCAGAGTTATATAATCCGCAGAAAGCATCTGACGCCCTAAGCCAGGGTAAAGTTGTTATATGCACCATGGGAGCGGGAGCTCCATATTTAACAACAGACACAGGTGCGGCTTTGCGAGCCTGTGAATTAAAGGTCGATATTTTACTAAAAGCGACTATGCATGTGGATGGGGTGTACGACCAAGATCCTCGTGAATGCGCTGATGCGGTAAGATATGACCACATCTCTTACAGAGACTTTCTCTCCCAAGGATTGGGAGCGATCGATCCGGCTGCCATATCTTTGTGTATGGAAGCAGGAATCCCCATAAAGATGTTTAGCTTTGCTAGACATTCTTTAGAAGAGGCAGTCTTTAATACTGTTGGTACAGTGATATCTTCTGCGGAAGGAGGACAATTATGA